One part of the Stigmatopora argus isolate UIUO_Sarg chromosome 8, RoL_Sarg_1.0, whole genome shotgun sequence genome encodes these proteins:
- the LOC144079050 gene encoding uncharacterized protein LOC144079050, with the protein MPLPQGALLLLGILLLVAGGLVALCAPLPVLGLFLGMGGVGLLVSGLCMTMKNLQAAVPGHFLLHPRTGTRFSPQQSLAIQRRLDRIRREMSTDSVGGPPDPETVPEPAPEPILEPVLPSTPPPWTMEPPPSYDTVMKIQEHDERL; encoded by the exons ATGCCGCTGCCCCAAGGCGCGCTGCTCCTCCTGGGCATACTGTTGCTGGTGGCCGGCGGCTTGGTGGCCCTCTGCGCGCCGCTGCCCGTGCTGGGGCTCTTCTTGGGCATGGGGGGCGTAGGCCTGCTGGTGAGTGGGCTGTGCATGACCATGAAGAACCTGCAGGCGGCGGTGCCGGGACATTTCCTGCTGCACCCGCGCACGGGCACGCGATTCAGCCCGCAACAGTCGCTGGCTATACAGAG GAGGTTGGACAGAATTCGTCGCGAGATGTCAACAGACTCCGTCGGAGGACCGCCAGACCCCGAAACGGTGCCGGAACCGGCCCCGGAGCCGATTCTGGAGCCGGTCCTGCCGTCCACCCCGCCCCCCTGGACCATGGAACCTCCTCCGTCCTACGACACGGTGATGAAGATCCAAGAGCACGACGAACGGCTTTAA
- the bsnd gene encoding barttin, whose translation MVEGKPYRYGLIVAGWCVVVLGLFIMTSEKPHVYATMCATGGALVLVGTMWSVCQCYPKIVVAPGMWEKNQKEVTNHNQYERRHAEAAPDLCVREPLKRHNSCPTLHLL comes from the exons ATGGTGGAAGGGAAGCCCTACCGATATGGGCTTATCGTGGCGGGCTGGTGTGTGGTGGTCTTGGGCCTCTTCATCATGACCAGTGAGAAGCCCCACGTCTACGCCACCATGTGCGCCACAGGTGGCGCCTTGGTTCTGGTCGGAACCATGTGGAGCGTGTGCCAGTGCTACCCTAAG ATTGTTGTAGCTCCAGGGATGTGGGAGAAGAACCAGAAAGAAGTCACAAACCATAATCAATATGAAAG aaggCATGCCGAGGCTGCACCTGATTTGTGTGTCCGTGAACCCTTAAAGCGACACAATAGTTGTCCAACGCTGCATCTACTCTGA
- the LOC144079049 gene encoding uncharacterized protein LOC144079049: MLSLHHGAIFLGAFLIVTGGSTAFLASAQSRLQPFSLCCVVLGVVMLILGLFWAMNSKNTSNYNQQEFDPDCPHYPYNEYDGYSGHALFAHDGSRFPESQSVFLPGTLDCQRRTARGEDFDYPPMDPGGFSPSPHPPPWLGPPPPYEVAIKTTCSSTHLRRAYSDTHLAAEPLFGRSREISFEV, translated from the exons ATGCTGTCCCTCCACCACGGAGCCATATTCCTCGGCGCCTTCCTCATCGTGACCGGGGGCTCCACTGCTTTTTTGGCATCTGCGCAGAGCCGCCTGCAGCCCTTCTCGCTGTGTTGCGTGGTCTTGGGGGTGGTCATGCTCATCCTTGGGCTCTTCTGGGCCATGAACAGCAAGAACACCTCCAACTACAATCAGCAGGAGTTCGACCCTGATTGCCCTCACTACCCTTACAATGAATATGACGGATACAGCGGCCATGCCCTCTTTGCGCACGATGGGAGCCGCTTCCCAGAATCCCAGTCAGTGTTTCTGCCAGG GACCCTGGACTGCCAAAGACGCACCGCTCGTGGCGAAGATTTTGATTATCCCCCCATGGACCCTGGTGGTTTCAGCCCATCGCCTCACCCTCCCCCCTGGCTGGGACCCCCGCCTCCTTACGAGGTGGCCATCAAAACTACATGCAGCTCCACACACCTGCGCCGTGCCTACTCTGACACGCACCTGGCCGCCGAGCCCCTGTTCGGGCGATCCAGGGAGATCAGCTTCGAGGTTTAA